A genomic window from Cloacibacillus evryensis DSM 19522 includes:
- the secY gene encoding preprotein translocase subunit SecY, whose product MLDSFRDTFRLPDLKRRILFTLAALFVYRLGAHVPTPGVDAAALGKLFDQGTLLGFLDLFAGGALSRFSIFALGVTPYINSSIVMQLLAVVVPSIEKMQKEGEEGRKKIVQWTRYGTIVFAFIQAVGMTGWLRGLGIYSGGMLDIILVSLTLTTGAVAVMWLGEIMSDHGIGNGISLLIFAGIVVRIPEAIIRTVSLVRLGEMNVLVMLLAIIIMVAVIAGCVMLQEGQRRLPVQYAKRMVGNKMYGGQSSFIPLRVNTAGVIPIIFASSVLLFPYTIAGLFQHSIARMIQQAMSPSSPIYMILYVLMIIFFSYFYTAVVFKPEDISNNMKKNGGFILGIRPGKPTTDYIEKVMGRITLGGSIALAVIAIIPTVMTGLMNINTFYFGGTAVIIVVGVALDTVHQIEGQLLMRHYEGILKRRGGKSGGLLKL is encoded by the coding sequence ATGCTGGATTCCTTCCGGGATACCTTTCGGCTGCCCGATCTGAAGCGCCGCATCCTTTTTACTCTTGCAGCGCTCTTCGTCTACCGTCTGGGTGCGCACGTACCCACTCCCGGAGTGGATGCAGCAGCCCTTGGAAAACTTTTTGATCAGGGGACTCTGCTTGGTTTCCTGGACCTCTTTGCGGGAGGGGCACTCAGCCGTTTTTCCATCTTCGCGCTGGGTGTCACCCCCTACATCAACTCCAGCATCGTCATGCAGCTGCTTGCAGTCGTCGTGCCGAGTATTGAGAAGATGCAGAAAGAGGGAGAAGAGGGACGCAAAAAGATCGTTCAGTGGACCCGTTACGGAACGATCGTCTTTGCGTTCATACAGGCAGTCGGTATGACAGGCTGGCTGAGAGGGCTTGGAATATATTCGGGCGGCATGCTTGACATCATTCTCGTGTCGCTCACCCTCACGACCGGCGCCGTAGCCGTCATGTGGCTTGGAGAGATAATGTCCGACCACGGCATAGGCAACGGCATCTCCCTGCTGATTTTCGCGGGTATAGTGGTAAGGATCCCCGAAGCGATCATCCGTACGGTGTCGCTCGTGCGTCTTGGTGAAATGAACGTGCTCGTCATGCTGCTCGCCATAATTATAATGGTGGCTGTCATCGCGGGATGCGTCATGCTCCAGGAGGGACAGCGCCGCCTTCCCGTCCAGTACGCGAAGCGTATGGTCGGAAACAAGATGTACGGCGGTCAGTCGAGCTTTATACCGCTCCGCGTCAACACCGCGGGAGTCATCCCGATAATCTTCGCGTCGTCAGTGCTGCTTTTCCCGTACACCATCGCGGGACTTTTCCAGCACAGCATAGCGAGGATGATACAGCAGGCCATGAGCCCGAGCAGCCCGATATACATGATCCTGTACGTGCTGATGATAATCTTCTTCTCGTATTTCTACACGGCGGTCGTTTTCAAGCCTGAGGATATATCGAACAATATGAAGAAGAACGGCGGGTTCATCCTGGGCATCCGCCCCGGCAAGCCGACCACTGATTATATCGAAAAGGTGATGGGACGCATCACGCTCGGAGGTTCGATCGCCCTCGCGGTGATCGCGATCATTCCGACAGTGATGACGGGGCTCATGAATATCAATACCTTCTATTTTGGCGGGACCGCGGTGATAATCGTAGTCGGCGTCGCGCTTGATACAGTTCACCAGATCGAGGGACAGCTCCTCATGCGTCATTATGAGGGCATCCTCAAGCGCCGCGGCGGCAAAAGCGGCGGTTTGCTAAAACTGTAA
- the rpsM gene encoding 30S ribosomal protein S13 translates to MARLAGVDLPREKRIEIALTYIFGIGPAVANDIIKVTGIDPNTRVKNLSEEEEQKLRAEIENNRLVEGDLRRDIAMNIKRLMDIGCYRGLRHRQGLPVRGQRTKTNARTRKGPKRTVAGKKKATK, encoded by the coding sequence ATGGCTCGTTTAGCCGGTGTTGACCTGCCGCGTGAAAAAAGGATCGAAATAGCCCTTACCTATATTTTCGGTATCGGGCCGGCAGTTGCGAACGATATTATAAAGGTTACGGGGATAGATCCCAATACCCGTGTGAAGAACCTTTCCGAGGAAGAAGAGCAGAAGCTTCGCGCTGAAATTGAAAACAACCGCCTGGTAGAGGGTGACCTTCGCCGCGACATAGCGATGAACATCAAGCGCCTAATGGACATAGGATGCTACCGCGGACTCAGGCACCGTCAGGGACTCCCTGTCAGAGGCCAGAGGACAAAGACGAACGCCCGTACACGCAAAGGTCCGAAGAGGACGGTCGCGGGCAAGAAGAAAGCCACCAAGTAA
- the rplO gene encoding 50S ribosomal protein L15 codes for MKLHELSPVPGSRKKKKRLGQGLGSGQGKTAGKGHKGQKARKSPDIGANFEGGQMPLARRIPKRGFSNFRFAVKYEIVNIADLEERFEAGAEVTAKELTELRLISDAAKPVKVLGAGELSKSLNVKANAYSSSAAKKIEAAGGKAEVI; via the coding sequence ATGAAACTTCATGAACTCTCACCTGTGCCGGGATCGCGCAAGAAGAAAAAGCGCCTCGGCCAGGGCTTGGGCAGCGGACAGGGAAAAACGGCAGGCAAGGGCCACAAAGGTCAGAAGGCCCGCAAGAGCCCTGATATCGGAGCCAACTTCGAAGGCGGACAGATGCCGCTCGCGCGCCGTATACCTAAGCGCGGCTTCAGCAACTTCCGTTTCGCAGTGAAATATGAGATCGTCAACATCGCGGATCTTGAAGAGCGTTTTGAGGCGGGAGCGGAAGTGACCGCGAAGGAGCTCACCGAGCTCCGCCTGATCTCGGACGCCGCAAAACCAGTCAAGGTCCTCGGCGCGGGCGAGCTCTCCAAGAGCCTTAACGTAAAGGCGAATGCCTACAGTTCATCGGCTGCCAAGAAGATCGAGGCCGCCGGCGGCAAGGCAGAGGTGATATAA
- the rpmJ gene encoding 50S ribosomal protein L36, with amino-acid sequence MKVRPSVKPICEYCRIIKRHGVVRVICSRNPRHKQRQGARR; translated from the coding sequence ATGAAAGTAAGACCGTCGGTCAAACCTATATGTGAATATTGCAGAATAATCAAGCGTCACGGCGTCGTGCGCGTGATCTGCAGCAGAAACCCGCGCCATAAGCAGCGTCAGGGAGCAAGGAGGTAG
- a CDS encoding KOW domain-containing RNA-binding protein — MGINSSAYKEGFRTGDIVIVRRGKYAGKPFAVMGASDDRILIANGAEYTAARPKKKNVIHLQQTHYNLEDVAGRVAGGKPLDNGWLMQKISKVLENSGTSCKQEDEAAEWPKKR, encoded by the coding sequence ATGGGAATAAACTCCTCCGCATATAAAGAGGGGTTCCGTACCGGGGACATCGTCATTGTGCGCCGCGGTAAGTACGCGGGAAAGCCCTTTGCCGTGATGGGGGCCAGTGACGACAGGATACTGATAGCGAACGGGGCTGAATACACAGCGGCGAGGCCCAAGAAGAAAAATGTTATTCACCTGCAACAAACGCACTATAATCTCGAAGATGTGGCTGGGCGTGTCGCTGGCGGGAAACCTCTGGACAACGGCTGGTTGATGCAGAAAATTTCCAAGGTTTTGGAAAACAGCGGCACATCTTGCAAACAGGAGGATGAAGCTGCCGAATGGCCAAAGAAGAGGTAA
- the rplR gene encoding 50S ribosomal protein L18, whose amino-acid sequence MINNRSRNEMRELRHRRLRKHLSGTGERPRLAVFGSLKHMSAQIIDDEKGNTLVSASTIQDKFDDVKGTGNQEAAKAVGKLIAERALAHGITEVVFDRGGHVYHGRVKALAEAAREAGLKF is encoded by the coding sequence TTGATCAATAATCGCAGTCGTAACGAAATGCGGGAGCTTCGCCATCGTCGCCTCAGGAAACATCTCTCCGGCACCGGCGAGCGCCCCCGTCTTGCAGTCTTCGGCAGCCTGAAGCACATGAGTGCTCAGATTATCGATGATGAGAAGGGCAACACTCTTGTATCGGCATCGACCATACAGGACAAATTTGACGACGTAAAGGGCACTGGAAACCAGGAAGCAGCAAAGGCTGTAGGCAAACTCATAGCCGAGCGCGCTCTTGCACACGGAATCACCGAAGTTGTCTTTGACAGAGGCGGCCATGTTTATCACGGCAGAGTAAAGGCCCTTGCCGAAGCAGCCCGCGAAGCCGGTCTGAAGTTCTAG
- a CDS encoding ATP-binding cassette domain-containing protein, with translation MIQERQFILKGAEFCYPNASEKILKGIDLEIRAGERVALLGSNGSGKSTLLKLLSALLIPTQGLCFVGGTDTSEAKGYELRGISAIVFQNPEDQIVASTVEEEVAFGPENLGCPPEEILARLEEALAATGLGDRREQLVASLSGGQKQRLALAGALAMHPKAILLDEAMSMLDPRSRRDFTEIIAAEHKKGLTIVEVTHRLDEIRGADRVIVLADGVISTDVSAKEFFKKSEAELLAMNLAKPPLDRLHERLVLDGLIPAETAASVEGIEEKLLCR, from the coding sequence ATGATTCAAGAAAGACAATTCATCCTCAAAGGCGCGGAATTTTGCTATCCGAATGCCTCTGAAAAGATACTCAAGGGTATCGATTTGGAAATCCGCGCCGGCGAGCGGGTTGCGCTTCTTGGTTCAAACGGTTCCGGAAAATCCACGCTCTTAAAGCTTTTAAGCGCCCTGCTGATCCCAACGCAGGGCCTTTGCTTTGTGGGCGGCACGGATACCTCCGAGGCTAAGGGGTACGAACTGCGCGGGATCTCGGCGATCGTATTTCAGAACCCGGAGGACCAGATCGTGGCCTCCACCGTGGAAGAAGAGGTCGCCTTTGGACCCGAAAACCTTGGATGTCCGCCGGAGGAGATACTGGCGCGGCTGGAAGAGGCGCTTGCGGCGACCGGACTCGGCGACCGGCGGGAACAGTTGGTCGCGTCGCTCTCCGGAGGGCAGAAACAGCGTCTCGCCCTGGCCGGCGCGCTTGCGATGCATCCGAAGGCGATATTGCTGGACGAGGCGATGTCGATGCTCGACCCCCGGTCCCGCCGTGATTTTACGGAGATAATCGCGGCGGAGCACAAAAAAGGCCTGACGATAGTGGAAGTCACGCACAGGCTTGATGAGATAAGGGGGGCCGACAGAGTGATCGTCCTGGCGGATGGGGTTATCTCTACGGACGTCAGCGCGAAGGAATTTTTCAAAAAAAGTGAAGCCGAGCTCCTCGCGATGAACCTCGCCAAGCCGCCTCTTGACCGCCTGCACGAACGGCTGGTCCTTGACGGGCTCATCCCCGCGGAGACCGCTGCCTCCGTCGAAGGCATCGAGGAGAAACTGCTATGCCGCTGA
- the rpsK gene encoding 30S ribosomal protein S11, which produces MAKRVQRSRKRKEKKNVSYGVAHIYSTFNNTIVTLTDKQGNALSWASGGNVGFKGTRKSTPYAAQMSAAQAAKVAQDHGVVEIDVVVKGPGPGRESAIRSLQAAGLQVNVIRDATPIPHNGCRPPKRRRV; this is translated from the coding sequence TTGGCCAAACGCGTACAGCGCAGCCGTAAGCGCAAAGAGAAAAAGAACGTCAGCTATGGTGTCGCGCATATCTACTCGACATTCAACAACACCATCGTGACACTTACAGACAAGCAGGGCAACGCCCTTTCATGGGCTTCAGGCGGAAACGTAGGTTTCAAGGGGACCCGTAAGTCGACCCCGTACGCCGCCCAGATGTCGGCGGCACAGGCGGCTAAGGTCGCCCAGGACCACGGAGTAGTGGAAATCGACGTCGTAGTCAAGGGCCCCGGACCGGGACGCGAGTCTGCCATCCGTTCGCTTCAGGCGGCGGGGCTGCAGGTAAACGTAATCCGCGACGCAACGCCGATCCCGCACAACGGATGCCGTCCGCCTAAACGGCGCCGCGTGTAG
- the infA gene encoding translation initiation factor IF-1 — MAKEEVIEVKGKVVEPLPNAMFRVELENGHKILAHVSGKMRMHFIRILPGDRVLLQLSPYDLTRGRITYRYK, encoded by the coding sequence ATGGCCAAAGAAGAGGTAATTGAGGTAAAGGGCAAGGTAGTGGAGCCGCTGCCAAACGCCATGTTCCGCGTTGAGCTGGAAAATGGCCACAAGATACTGGCTCATGTCTCGGGCAAAATGCGCATGCATTTTATCAGGATACTGCCGGGCGACCGGGTGCTTTTGCAGCTCTCGCCCTACGACCTGACGCGCGGTAGGATAACATACAGATACAAGTAG
- the rpsD gene encoding 30S ribosomal protein S4 has protein sequence MSRYTGPVCRLCRAEGAKLFLKGDRCYTEKCGLTKRNSKPGQHGTRRGKMSEYGIRLREKQKLRRFYGINETQFSTIYKRATGMTGQTGHNFLQLLERRLDNVVYRLGLGVSRSQARQLICHGHFTVNGRKLDIPSALLKVGDVVAVAEGSRDVPTIKENAEASASRSIPAWLEFNPEAMSGSLVAVPVREQIDVPVNEQLVVEFYAR, from the coding sequence ATGAGCAGATACACAGGACCTGTCTGCAGGCTCTGCCGCGCAGAGGGCGCCAAGCTCTTTTTGAAGGGAGACCGCTGCTATACAGAGAAGTGCGGACTCACAAAGCGTAACTCGAAGCCCGGACAGCATGGAACGCGCCGCGGCAAGATGAGCGAATATGGGATTCGTCTTCGTGAGAAGCAGAAGCTTCGCCGCTTCTACGGGATCAACGAGACCCAGTTCAGCACGATATACAAGAGGGCGACCGGCATGACCGGACAGACTGGACATAACTTCCTCCAGCTTCTGGAGCGCCGTCTTGACAACGTAGTTTACCGCCTCGGCCTCGGCGTCAGCCGCAGCCAGGCCCGTCAGCTTATATGCCACGGCCATTTCACGGTCAACGGCCGTAAGCTTGACATTCCCAGCGCCCTCCTTAAGGTCGGCGATGTCGTAGCCGTAGCCGAAGGCAGCCGCGACGTCCCGACGATCAAGGAGAATGCCGAAGCGTCAGCAAGCCGCAGCATTCCCGCGTGGCTTGAATTCAATCCGGAAGCAATGTCAGGCTCGTTAGTAGCAGTACCGGTCCGTGAGCAGATAGACGTACCAGTAAACGAACAGCTTGTTGTTGAATTCTATGCACGTTAG
- a CDS encoding adenylate kinase: MRIILLGAPGAGKGTQADSIKGKYPVAHISTGDILRANVKAGSELGKSAKEYMDAGKLVPDEVIIGMMEKRLQEADCKDGFLLDGFPRTIGQAEALDVMLAKLGIKLDAVVSLAIDDDTVVGRLTARRVCRQCGEIYNTVLKPAAKEGVCDKCGGEVIQRDDDKESVIRNRLSVFHEQTSPLIDYYGDKGLLVTVDATGGKDAVLKILEQRKG; this comes from the coding sequence ATGAGGATCATTCTTCTTGGAGCACCGGGGGCAGGTAAAGGGACGCAGGCCGACAGCATTAAAGGCAAGTATCCCGTAGCGCATATATCGACAGGCGATATCCTGCGCGCCAATGTCAAAGCCGGAAGCGAGCTTGGCAAGAGCGCGAAGGAGTATATGGACGCAGGCAAACTTGTTCCCGACGAAGTGATCATCGGCATGATGGAAAAACGCCTTCAGGAGGCCGACTGCAAAGATGGCTTCCTGCTTGACGGTTTCCCGCGTACGATAGGTCAGGCCGAGGCCCTTGACGTGATGCTCGCCAAGCTCGGCATCAAACTTGACGCGGTGGTCAGCCTTGCGATAGACGACGACACCGTCGTCGGCAGGCTTACGGCAAGAAGAGTCTGCCGGCAGTGCGGTGAGATATACAACACCGTGCTGAAGCCGGCGGCAAAAGAGGGTGTCTGCGACAAATGCGGCGGAGAAGTCATCCAGCGCGATGACGACAAGGAAAGCGTCATACGCAACCGTCTCTCCGTCTTCCATGAGCAGACCTCCCCGCTCATCGATTATTATGGTGATAAGGGCCTTCTCGTCACAGTTGACGCCACCGGCGGCAAAGACGCGGTCCTTAAGATCCTTGAGCAGCGGAAAGGCTGA
- the rplF gene encoding 50S ribosomal protein L6, translated as MSRIGRKAIALPKGVDVKIDGQHVTVKGAKGTLEMDVMPNIAVAIEEGLVHVTRANDDKPVRAAHGMTRALIGNMVNGVNDGFQKVLEIVGVGYRAQMQGKNLVLSLGFSHPVEVVPPAGIEFACESPIKIIVRGIDKQLVGQVASNIRGYRPPEPYKGKGIRYAGEYVIRKAGKAGAKK; from the coding sequence ATGTCTAGAATAGGACGCAAAGCGATAGCGCTTCCGAAAGGCGTGGATGTCAAGATCGATGGACAGCATGTCACCGTCAAGGGAGCCAAGGGCACCCTTGAAATGGATGTGATGCCGAACATCGCCGTGGCGATTGAAGAGGGACTGGTCCATGTGACGCGCGCGAACGACGACAAGCCCGTACGCGCGGCCCACGGCATGACGAGAGCCCTTATCGGCAATATGGTGAACGGCGTCAACGACGGTTTCCAGAAGGTACTTGAGATCGTCGGCGTCGGATACCGCGCCCAGATGCAGGGCAAGAACCTTGTGCTGAGCCTCGGTTTCTCACATCCGGTAGAAGTCGTTCCCCCGGCGGGGATCGAGTTCGCCTGTGAGAGCCCCATCAAAATAATAGTTCGCGGCATCGACAAGCAGCTTGTTGGTCAGGTCGCGTCAAACATTCGCGGATATCGCCCGCCCGAACCCTACAAGGGCAAGGGAATCAGATATGCCGGCGAATATGTAATCCGCAAGGCCGGTAAGGCCGGCGCCAAGAAGTAA
- the rplQ gene encoding 50S ribosomal protein L17: MRHRMNTRRLGRCSSHRWAMLGNMAASLFIEGSIITTETRAKELRRVAEKLITKAKAGTLNDRRLVIARIPHKEAVTKLFNELGPKYADRNGGYTRIVKIGARVGDASPMAVIQLVD, encoded by the coding sequence ATGAGACACCGCATGAACACAAGGCGGTTGGGACGCTGCAGTTCCCATAGGTGGGCCATGTTAGGCAACATGGCAGCCAGTCTCTTCATCGAGGGCAGCATTATAACGACAGAGACGAGAGCGAAAGAGCTCCGCCGCGTTGCCGAGAAGCTCATCACCAAGGCAAAGGCCGGCACGCTCAATGACCGTCGTCTCGTGATCGCCCGCATCCCTCACAAAGAGGCGGTAACCAAACTGTTTAACGAACTCGGACCGAAGTACGCCGACCGCAACGGCGGCTATACCAGGATCGTGAAGATCGGCGCTCGCGTAGGCGATGCCTCCCCGATGGCGGTAATACAGCTGGTAGACTAA
- the map gene encoding type I methionyl aminopeptidase: protein MITFKSDRDIAKMRRAGQIVADILKLMREMVKPGIDTLTLDEAAEDLVKKAGAKPAFKGYKVPWVSVPFPGTICASINNEVVHGIPSSDRVLEEGDIISIDTGASIEGFFGDAACTFAVGKIGEERQRLLDLTLESLHKGAAAVKPGATLGDIGFAVENVVIPAGCGLVRDYAGHGIGHRLHEAPQVPNFGKPGSGITVKPRMTFCVEPMVMTGAEEVKTLSDGWTVVTNDGSDAAHFEYSLLVTDDGVEILTPWE, encoded by the coding sequence ATGATCACCTTTAAGAGCGATCGCGACATAGCCAAGATGCGCAGGGCGGGTCAGATCGTTGCGGACATTCTCAAATTAATGAGAGAAATGGTCAAACCGGGGATCGACACACTGACACTTGACGAGGCGGCGGAGGATCTGGTAAAAAAAGCAGGTGCGAAGCCGGCCTTCAAGGGATATAAAGTACCGTGGGTATCGGTTCCCTTTCCAGGCACGATCTGCGCGTCGATAAACAATGAAGTCGTGCACGGAATTCCCTCCTCGGACAGGGTTCTTGAAGAGGGAGATATTATCAGTATCGACACCGGCGCCTCGATCGAGGGCTTTTTCGGTGACGCGGCATGCACCTTTGCGGTGGGGAAAATAGGCGAAGAGCGACAGCGGCTGCTCGATCTTACGCTTGAATCCCTCCATAAAGGCGCCGCCGCGGTGAAACCGGGAGCGACCCTCGGAGACATCGGTTTTGCGGTAGAAAACGTTGTGATCCCCGCCGGCTGCGGTCTCGTGAGAGATTATGCCGGACACGGCATCGGACACCGGCTGCATGAGGCGCCACAGGTTCCCAATTTTGGAAAGCCTGGAAGCGGCATAACCGTCAAACCGCGGATGACCTTCTGCGTAGAGCCGATGGTGATGACCGGAGCCGAAGAGGTGAAGACCCTCTCTGACGGGTGGACCGTCGTCACGAACGATGGAAGCGACGCTGCTCATTTTGAGTACAGCCTCCTCGTAACAGACGACGGCGTGGAGATACTTACGCCATGGGAATAA
- the rpmD gene encoding 50S ribosomal protein L30: MAKLRITWKKSTIGRPPSQERIIKALGLHRLNETVYHNDSPQIRGMVNKIGHLLEWSVEE, encoded by the coding sequence ATGGCTAAACTTCGTATCACATGGAAGAAGAGCACGATAGGCCGTCCTCCGAGTCAGGAGAGAATAATAAAGGCTCTTGGCCTTCACAGGCTCAATGAGACCGTATATCACAACGACAGCCCGCAGATTCGCGGCATGGTCAACAAGATCGGCCACCTGCTGGAATGGTCTGTTGAGGAATAA
- the rpsE gene encoding 30S ribosomal protein S5, whose product MARETQNTKSYSSRGLELSERIVSINRVSKVVKGGKRFRFSVLVVVGDGVSQVGLGMGKAKEISVAMKKGIEHAKKNMIDLKKTGHTLPHPIIGKFGAAEVLMRPAAPGTGVLAGSSVRPIMELGGIKDVIAKVTGRTSNPINIAYATMDAVKRLRTPEEIYRLRGKERKEA is encoded by the coding sequence GTGGCGAGAGAGACACAGAATACAAAATCCTATAGCAGCAGAGGCCTTGAACTTTCAGAGCGCATAGTCTCCATCAACCGCGTCAGCAAAGTCGTTAAAGGCGGTAAACGTTTCCGCTTCAGCGTACTCGTGGTAGTGGGCGACGGCGTAAGTCAGGTCGGCCTCGGTATGGGCAAAGCCAAGGAAATATCCGTGGCTATGAAAAAAGGGATCGAGCATGCGAAGAAGAACATGATCGACCTTAAGAAGACGGGACATACTCTTCCGCATCCCATTATCGGCAAGTTTGGCGCGGCGGAAGTCCTCATGCGCCCGGCTGCCCCCGGAACCGGAGTTCTCGCCGGTTCATCGGTGCGCCCGATCATGGAGCTCGGCGGGATCAAAGACGTCATCGCCAAGGTGACCGGAAGAACTTCCAACCCCATCAACATCGCTTACGCGACGATGGATGCGGTCAAGAGGCTCCGCACGCCGGAAGAGATTTACCGTCTCCGCGGCAAAGAGCGCAAGGAAGCCTAG
- a CDS encoding DNA-directed RNA polymerase subunit alpha, translating to MEHDRHEIIVQESTPSYGKITVEPLERGYGVTLGNSLRRVLLSSISGAAVVAVRVEGVLHEFSTVPGVKEDVIELLVNLKHIPVRCHSTAVRTLHLESKGPKVVTVSDIDPDSEVEFPDPEAYICTLEEGHTLSMDIYVATGTGYAPIDRPRASYLPVDALQTDALFSPVQRVKYDIQDKRMGQRTDYDSLTLEIWTNGVVTPESAVIQASRILKGYYASIVDSLAGPGTSALDEIIKNDEASRATAMGGKPGFDVHSGLSGFPMGENSIYSRPVRDLELSVRSENCLLRGGVHMIGELVSRTRDDLLKIRNLGKISLKEIEEKLAKFDLHLSGDISTPIDDDDEDLDDNEQNLKEE from the coding sequence ATGGAGCATGATCGTCATGAGATCATAGTACAGGAATCCACCCCGTCGTACGGTAAAATTACCGTTGAGCCTCTTGAGAGAGGCTACGGAGTAACACTGGGCAATTCGTTGCGCCGTGTTCTGCTCTCCTCGATCAGCGGGGCGGCGGTAGTCGCCGTGCGCGTCGAGGGAGTCCTGCATGAATTCAGCACTGTTCCGGGAGTCAAAGAAGACGTTATCGAACTTCTGGTAAATCTGAAGCATATTCCCGTTCGCTGTCATTCAACGGCGGTGCGCACCCTTCACCTTGAGTCCAAAGGACCGAAGGTTGTGACGGTGTCTGACATCGACCCCGACAGCGAGGTCGAATTTCCCGACCCCGAGGCTTACATCTGCACGCTCGAGGAGGGGCACACCCTGTCGATGGACATTTACGTCGCCACCGGCACCGGCTACGCGCCGATAGATCGTCCGCGTGCCTCATACCTGCCGGTGGACGCGCTTCAGACAGACGCCCTGTTTTCGCCGGTGCAGCGTGTGAAGTACGACATCCAGGACAAGCGTATGGGGCAGCGTACCGATTATGACAGCCTCACGCTGGAAATATGGACGAACGGCGTTGTTACTCCAGAGTCCGCCGTCATACAGGCCAGCCGTATCCTTAAAGGATACTACGCCTCGATCGTGGATTCGCTTGCCGGCCCCGGAACGAGCGCTCTTGATGAGATAATCAAGAACGACGAGGCCTCGCGCGCGACGGCGATGGGCGGCAAACCTGGCTTTGACGTGCACAGCGGACTATCGGGTTTCCCGATGGGAGAGAATTCCATCTATTCGCGTCCCGTGAGAGACCTCGAGCTGTCGGTGCGCAGCGAAAACTGCCTGCTCCGCGGCGGGGTCCATATGATAGGCGAACTTGTCTCCAGGACGAGGGACGACCTTCTGAAAATCCGCAACCTCGGTAAGATCTCCCTCAAGGAGATCGAGGAGAAACTGGCCAAATTCGACCTTCACCTCAGCGGCGACATAAGCACGCCGATTGACGATGACGACGAGGATTTGGATGACAACGAACAGAATCTGAAGGAGGAATAA